DNA from Candidatus Eisenbacteria bacterium:
TCGGTGGCGGTTCCAGCGGCGGAGGTGGCGGCGGCGGATCGTGGTGACCGCACCCGCCGGACCGGCCGCTCCCGGCCTGCCGGACGCCTGGTTTGAGCTTCACCCGACTGCGCGGGCATGCTGCGCGGCCGGACATTCGGAATCACACCCCCGTGAGCCGCGCCTGACGCGCGGCCACTGATCGAAAGGAGCGCATTCCATGAAGCGTGGTGGACTCATCGCGATCGTGGTGCTCGCCATTGCATTGATCGGCATCGGCGGATGCGTGGTCGGCAACTACAACAATCTCGTCGGCGCCGACCAGGCGGTGAAGGGCAAGTTCGCCGAAGTCGAGAACCAGCTGCAGCGCCGCAATGACCTGATCGGCAACCTGGTCGAGTCCGTGAAGGGCGTGGCGACGCAGGAGCAGGAAGTGTTCGGCGCGATCGCCGACGCGCGCGCGCGGTTGGGTGGCGCTCAGTCCCCGCAGCAGACCATCGAGGCCGGACGCGCGATGGACACCGCGCTCTCACGCCTGCTGGTGGTGGTCGAGAACTACCCGCAGCTTCGCAGCAATGAACAGTTCGCCCAGCTCATGGACGAACTCGCCGGAACCGAGAACCGACTCGCGACCTCGCGCATGCGTTACAACGAGGAAGTGCAGAAGTTCAACGTGCTGGTGAAGCGCTTCCCGACCAACCTGTTCGCGGGCATGTTCAATTTCAAGGATGCGACCTACTACGAGGTGCCCGAAGAAGCGAAGGCGCTTCCGAAGGTCGACTTCGGGGGCCTGCGCCAGCCCAAGTAGTTCAGGCCGGAATGCGACGGGGCGATCCGCCGGGTGCGAAGGCACCGCGGATCGCCTCACGCGTTTCGGGGTCGAGCCCGCGCGCGGCGAGCACCGATTCGATCGCCGCGATCACGGTCGCAGCGGCCCGATCGCCGCCCGGTTCCGCGGATGCGGCATCACGGCCCACCTCGCGCTCGCAGTGCTCCGCCCACCCCCACGCGGCGCGCACGATCGCGAGCGGCGCGAGCGGGCTCCACGGCTCGGCCGGTACCCAGTCCTCGCGCGCCTGTTCGACCAGTGCGATGAGCCTCAGGATCCGCGCGGTCGCCGCACTCTCGCCGGCCGAAT
Protein-coding regions in this window:
- a CDS encoding LemA family protein — translated: MKRGGLIAIVVLAIALIGIGGCVVGNYNNLVGADQAVKGKFAEVENQLQRRNDLIGNLVESVKGVATQEQEVFGAIADARARLGGAQSPQQTIEAGRAMDTALSRLLVVVENYPQLRSNEQFAQLMDELAGTENRLATSRMRYNEEVQKFNVLVKRFPTNLFAGMFNFKDATYYEVPEEAKALPKVDFGGLRQPK